The Ooceraea biroi isolate clonal line C1 chromosome 3, Obir_v5.4, whole genome shotgun sequence genome contains the following window.
GTTCACGCCAGACGACACGCAGGTTCGCGATCATTGCCATCTCACCGGTCGGTACAGAGGTCTCGCGCATTCTAATTGTAACTTCAATTATCAAGATACATATACGATTCCAATAGtctttcataatttatcaGGCTACGACgcacattttataattcaagAAATAGCTACCGCGTTCGAGGCCATGTCAACTTGTTGCccataatgaaagaaaaatacatcTCGTTCACGAAACATGTTAATGAGTCAGACGACAAAAAATGGCGAAACCATGTGCAATTGCGGTTCATCGATTCATATAAATTCCTGAGCAGTAGCCTGGATAAGTTATcgtcatatttaaataaggaTAAACTTAAAATCGTACAATCGGAATTTGCTTACTTATCAAATGAAGACTTTGAGTTATTGACAAGAAAGGGCGTGTTCCCGTACGAGTACGTGGACTGCGTCGAAAAATTAGCGGATACTTGTTTACCACCGCGCGAATCTTTCTATAGTTCGCTGACCGGCGAGACGGTATCTGagagcgattacgcgcacgcCGAGAACGCTTGGCAGCGGTTCGCCATTCGAACGCTCAGCGAGTACagcgatttatatttaaaaacggaTGTCTTGTTGTTGGCCGACGttttcgagaattttcgcGATAGTTGCATAAAAAGTTACGGTCTTGATCCCGCGTATTATTACACTTTGCCCGGTTTTACATGGGACGCGATGCTTAAACATACGCGCGTAAATTTCGAACTTCTTACCGATATTGATATGGTCATGTTCATAGAACGCGGTATTCGCGGCGGCCTGAGCCAGTGTTCTCACAGGTACGCACAGGCCAACAACAAGTACATGCAGTCGTACGACCCATCGAAACCCTCGTCGTATCTCATGTATtttgatgttaataatttatacggttGGGCAATGTGTCAGCCACTGCCTTATGCCGATTTTCGATGGGTCGATGACACTTCCAATTTCGACGTGAACGCTATCGCTCCCAATTCACCAAAAGGATACGTACTCGAGGTCGATCTCGAGTATCCATGACATCTGCATGACGCGCACACCGACCTACCGTTCTGTCCAATGCGAGATAAGCCGCCGGGCAATCGACAGGATAAGTTGCTCGCAACTTTATGCGACAAGAAGCGGTACGTCATCCATTACCGCAACTTGCAACAATGCACGCGTCACGGTCTTCACGTCACAAAAATTCATCGCGTCTTAGAATTTTCTCAGTCTCCATGGCTCCGCGATTATATTGAGTTGAATACGCGATTTAGGGCAGCAGCTAAaaacgattttgaaaaaatttatataaactgaTGAATAACGCGGTATTCGGAAAAACTATGGAGAACGTGCGCAATCACGTTGATGTAAAGCTTGTAACGAAATGGAACGGAAGGTACGGTGCGGAGGCAATGATCGCTAAACCGAATTTTCACAGTCGCAGCGTCTTTTCGGAAAACCTAGTCGCGATCGAAATGCGTAAGCTCGAGGTGAAGGTCAACAAACCGATTTATGTGGGTATGTGCATCCTCGACATATCCAAGGTCTGTTTGTACGAGTTTCACCACGAGTACATGGTACCTCTTTATCGTGATAAATGCAAGGCCTTGTACACGAATACCGATAGTTTAATTTACCATATCGAGTGCGAGGACGTGTACGATCAAATAAAACGCGATATTCCGAGATTCGATACAAGCGATTACGCGTCCGACAACATTTATAGTATTCCGCTCATGAACAAGAAAGTACCAGGTTTAATGAAAGACAAGAACAACGGCGCGATAATGACCGAATTCGTCGGACTTAGAGCAAAAATGTATGTTTTGAAGGTAGACggtaaaaaagatacgaagaAGGCGAAAGGTGTTAAGACCAATGTAGTCGCACGAACAATAACGTTCGACGATTACATGCAATGTTTGAAAGACCGCATAGAAATGACTCGAGATCAATCCCGTATAGCTTCAAAGCTGCATAGCGTATACACCATCCGCGAGAAGAAAATcgtgtatcgaacgtgtatcAAACAGCTAACGGACGGATACCGAACAGCAAAACGTGCGTTCTCGTTCGGTACACGTTCTTGACCCGTTCGTTAGCCGTTTGATACACGTTCTTGACCCGTTCGACacacgttcgatacacgttcgatacacgttcgatAAGAACGTGTACCGAACGAGAACGCACGTTTTGCTGTTCGGTATCCGTCCGTTAGCTGTTTgatacacgttcgatacacgATTTTCTTCTCGCGGATGGTGTATACGCTATGCAGCTTTGAAGCTATACGGGATTGATCTCGAGTCATTTCTATGCGGTCTTTCAAACATTGCATGTAATCGTCGAACGTTATTGTTCGTGCGACTACATTGGTCTTAACACCTTTCGCCTtcttcgtatcttttttaccGTCTACCTTCAAAACATACATTTTTGCTCTAAGTCCGACGAATTCGGTCATTATCGCGCCGTTGTTCTTGTCTTTCATTAAACCTGGTACTTTCTTGTTCATGAGCGGAATACTATAAATGTTGTCGGACGCGTAATCGCTTGTATCGAATCTCGGAATATCGCGTTTTATTTGATCGTACACGTCCTCGCACTCGATATGGTAAATTAAACTATCGGTATTCGTGTACAAGGCCTTGCATTTATCACGATAAAGAGGTACCATGTACTCGTGGTGAAACTCGTACAAACAGACCTTGGATATGTCGAGGATGCACATACCCACATAAATCGGTTTGTTGACCTTCACCTCGAGCTTACGCATTTCGATCGCGACTAGGTTTTCCGAAAAGACGCTGCGACTGTGAAAATTCGGTTTAGCGATCATTGCCTCCGCACCGTACCTTCCGTTCCATTTCGTTACAAGCTTTACATCAACGTGATTGCGCACGTTCTCCATAGTTTTTCCGAATACCGCGTTATTCAtcagtttatataaattttttcaaaatcgtttTTAGCTGCTGCCCTAAATCGCGTATTCAACTCAATATAATCGCGGAGCCATGGAGACTGAGAAAATTCTAAGACGCGATGAATTTTTGTGACGTGAAGACCGTGACGCGTGCATTGTTGCAAGTTGCGGTAATGGATGACGTACCGCTTCTTGTCGCATAAAGTTGCGAGCAACTTATCCTGTCGATTGCCCGGCGGCTTATCTCGCATTGGACAGAACGGTAGGTCGGTGTGCGCGTCATGCAGATGTCATGGATACTCGAGATCGACCTCGAGTACGTATCCTTTTGGTGAATTGGGAGCGATAGCGTTCACGTCGAAATTGGAAGTGTCATCGACCCATCGAAAATCGGCATAAGGCAGTGGCTGACACATTGCCCaaccgtataaattattaacatcaaaATACATGAGATACGACGAGGGTTTCGATGGGTCGTACGACTGCATGTACTTGTTGTTGGCCTGTGCGTACCTGTGAGAACACTGGCTCAGGCCGCCGCGAATACCGCGTTCTATGAACATGACCATATCAATATCGGTAAGAAGTTCGAAATTTACGCGCGTATGTTTAAGCATCGCGTCCCATGTAAAACCGGGCAAAGTGTAATAATACGCGGGATCAAGACCGTAACTTTTTATGCAACTATCgcgaaaattctcgaaaaCGTCGGCCAACAACAAGACAtccgtttttaaatataaatcgctGTACTCGCTGAGCGTTCGAATGGCGAACCGCTGCCAAGCGTTCTCGgcgtgcgcgtaatcgctctCAGATACCGTCTCGCCGGTCAGCGAACTATAGAAAGATTCGCGCGGTGGTAAACAAGTATCCGCTAATTTTTCGACGCAGTCCACGTACTCGTACGGGAACACGCCCTTTCTTGTCAATAACTCAAAGTCTTCATTTGATAAGTAAGCAAATTCCGATTGTACGATTTTAAGTTTAtccttatttaaatatgacgATAACTTATCCAGGCTACTGCTCAGGAATTTATATGAATCGATGAACCGCAATTGCACATGGTTTCGCCATTTTTTGTCGTCTGACTCATTAACATGTTTCGTGAACGAgatgtatttttctttcattatggGCAACAAGTTGACATGGCCCTCGAACGCGGTAGCTATTTcttgaattataaaatgtgcGTCGTAGCCtgataaattatgaaagaCTATTGGAATCGTATATGTATCTTGATAATTGAAGTTACAATTAGAATGCGCGAGACCTCTGTACCGACCGGTGAGATGGCAATGATCGCGAACCTGCGTGTCGTCTGGCGTGAACGGTTTCTCGCAGATATGACAGTGCGTTGCGCTATCGAATTTTACCCGCTCGTCTCGCGTTAACTCTATCATGGGGATATTACGCGATAGTATTGCTTTAACGCAATGCGTCAACTCTTGCAATTGTTCGGCGAACCATCCTATGCAGTCGGTATCGCGACGGGATCGGTAAACGGACAACGTTTCGTCGTAGGAGCACCGCACGTAGTACCCGATGCTGCATACTTGATGCCGCTGGTACAGCTTCGGGTCATCCGTCTTCTGCAGGACACACTCCAGGTCGGCGTAAACGACGAACGGCATCCGTTCCTTCCTGTTGTAATTTTCGAACTGCAGCCACTTGTCATCATCGTTTGGAAGAACGATGGCGCAGTCGTTCATCCTTTGGCAGTCTATAGAGTGGGCCTCCAATCTCTCGTTTGAGGAGAAATAATGTAAACATCTAAAAGCATACAAAGAACGAACCCGTTAATTTCTACC
Protein-coding sequences here:
- the LOC113561716 gene encoding uncharacterized protein LOC113561716 codes for the protein MVAQTAQLEGLRKQLERRFIHFGGDNDVSAKQPSSANLSWREIETVFESRISTGVVINADYVDLRRFLEDARDVVLEHVRNAIEKHNSVKVNTVFNGEFVAGEKTANKSINTRNRELFPTIDLQEWYAQYVIKPTLTSLKEFQDRDSGWALPRILNLTVNVNKHNPLHAGCHVKLPQEIISKKAAINVRSKSNACFAWSVVAALYPADSKSNVARESSYPHYNTVLNLCNIEFPVTLKDITKFEHLNDVSVNVYGIGEHEQKTLNVLPLRLTDQKRDRHVNLLYVQGKNNVGHYVCIKNLSRLVSSQLSSNKRQKYICDRCLHYFSSNERLEAHSIDCQRMNDCAIVLPNDDDKWLQFENYNRKERMPFVVYADLECVLQKTDDPKLYQRHQVCSIGYYVRCSYDETLSVYRSRRDTDCIGWFAEQLQELTHCVKAILSRNIPMIELTRDERVKFDSATHCHICEKPFTPDDTQVRDHCHLTGRYRGLAHSNCNFNYQDTYTIPIVFHNLSGYDAHFIIQEIATAFEGHVNLLPIMKEKYISFTKHVNESDDKKWRNHVQLRFIDSYKFLSSSLDKLSSYLNKDKLKIVQSEFAYLSNEDFELLTRKGVFPYEYVDCVEKLADTCLPPRESFYSSLTGETVSESDYAHAENAWQRFAIRTLSEYSDLYLKTDVLLLADVFENFRDSCIKSYGLDPAYYYTLPGFTWDAMLKHTRVNFELLTDIDMVMFIERGIRGGLSQCSHRYAQANNKYMQSYDPSKPSSYLMYFDVNNLYGWAMCQPLPYADFRWVDDTSNFDVNAIAPNSPKGYVLEVDLEYP